Within Anopheles ziemanni chromosome 2, idAnoZiCoDA_A2_x.2, whole genome shotgun sequence, the genomic segment ATACCACCAACATGGTATAcatataaaaaagataaaggCAACAAAACAATCTAGGCGGATGATGACATCAATATAATGCGATAGAACATTTGATGCTCAAAGGTGTTTAGCAGCAACCTGCCTTGCATGAGGCACAAAAGAGCTCAACATACTTGTTACCTTTAATACTGTTGAATGATCTGGGCACCGTGTCAGCACgtataacaaaaaagtaattaTTCCTCGTCTATGGATATGTTCTTTCGAAAATTTCACAACTGAAAGCTTTGCCTTGTCTGTGTAATACCTACAGCTAAACAAAGTTTAAGAATATTCACAAGCAGTTAAGTTTATTCCATTAATCTAGTTCTAGTTCGTGACTTTCTCATCAGCACCTGGTTTCAGTACATCGGCTCCAAGGTCTGGCTTGTGATGGTCAACGTGGATCATTATTTGAATGGGATCGGTTCCAGGCTCTACAGTAGCGGTATCATCTTCATCTGCATCATCTCCGGAAAATTCATGATCTTCAAGGGACTCTACATTTTCTTCGGACTCTACTTCTGGATCCGCATGAACGACTATGACCAGGAGAGCTAACACTGCAACGAACTGCAAAAGAGTATCGCCATTGTTACTAGTTTACACTAGTTTACACCGTTTACACTATGCTACACTTTAATAATTGTCATACCACACAGCAAACTTACCATAGTGATCTTCATGGTGGCGATTGTGTATGTTGTGTATGTTACAGCTTGCGATCCGATTATCGTTTGAAGAAATTCTGCACAAGCTTCCCATTTTTATATCGAACAAGCCGTATGAAATGCATCAACGGATCGATCGATAAAAGTTGTCATTGGAAAATTTGCATACAAGgcctataaaaaaaacttcataAAAGCgaaactgtttctttttttagatttttgtgcaaaatcaaacacactGCTCTCATCAGCAGAACGAACATAAGCATGGGCGCTATCAGAAagcaaaccaacaaaaaaaaacacaaccattttaaaattgtaGATTGATTCAAAGTTGATCATGTTGACCCTCTAAAAGACCTTACTGTCTGAATATTGTGCTCGAGCATATTCGTTTTTTCGGACGAATGAGATAATACTCTATTTTTcgtttatacatttttaaacaattcaaTCATACCATGCAATCAAACTCCAAAGCGTTAAACACGAGATCTacctaaaacaaaacctttttaCAAACCGTCTAGATTAGAACTCCCTCTTCCCTGAAGGGATTCTTTTGATCTTCTCTTTTGGTCCAGTTGTTCGTAAAAGTAAATTactgaaaacaagaaaaaaggtaTAATTTTAGCGGTTTCGTTCCTAAATCAGACGAGGAAAGGcccgaaaaagaaacccgtTTAACCGGTTTCATTCGTTTACTGTCCTCTTCCTGGCTCACAGGGATTAATACACACCGGAGTTAGCTATTTCTTTCTTACTAGCGAAGTGCGTTACATCGCATATCCTctttttgtttgacttttaTCATTCACTATTATCCTTCGTTGCGTATTTTCTGGCGTTACTGACCCGGTAATTAGGCAAAATCCCCAGACCGGCCACACATTTTCAAGTCTTCTTTGCAGATTGTGTGTGTATTGAAGTGGTTGTTGTTTCCATGCTCTTATTTTCAACATGAAATGTCTCCACGCAGGGCAATTTTACGACAACATCAGAGGCAAGCACCACTCTCAGGCTTACCACATTCGCAACGTCAAAAATGTGAACTCATGCGAACTTACCATGGCTGGTTCTTGTCCTATTTGGCTTACAAATCAAACCAAGTACATaacattttaatgtttatgACAAAACGGCTGGCATTAcattagtttaatttttgtatgTAACAAAGAGCATACAATTcctgaaaaaaattgaaaactatctCAATTACGTACCACTAATCTGATACTATTTAATATAAGTTCTCTCTTTTCATCATAGGTGTTGTAAATAATTGTCCAGCACtgtggagaagaagaaaaaacagacaAGGACGATAAAATAGGAAGAGTCAAGCGCATGTCAAACAAGTTTGGCTCATCTTGGCGCGACAACATCTAGCACACTAGCGgaatgtttgtaaacaaattacACACTATCATCCCCTTTGCCGGGGGAAGCTGAGACGGCAGGTGATCGCTGAGGTATTTGACAAAATTAAACCTGTTGCAGCATCCGGCAAACAGCTTGCTTTATAGGGTGTTagtattattttccttttttttttcgttgtcgTCTCTTATCCGAGAACCATTTTTATATGAAACCAAACGGGAAATACCAACCATAAGCAggcttatttttattgcatcaaGCTCATTTAAGCGTCGCCACCAAACGGGTTTTCAGCGGCACAAGCAACAAACATGACGTCACGATGCCGGCCGGGCTTTGTTTATGGTGTAAATGGTTTATTTAACATTCGGATATTTACACCGATCggtcaacaaaaaagcaaaatgccGTCAGATTATTACGTAACCAAAAAtcacatttattttccaacagaCTTAGATGGTATTGCCTTAGTAGCCGTGCTTCTTGTACCCATGACCTTGACCATGACCCTGACCGTGTCCGACGGGTCCGTGGCCTCCATGGCCGCCACCGTGTCCAACGTTTCCACCGAAGCCCTGGCCGTGTCCGCTCTGGCCGTGTCCACCCTGTCCGTGTCCACCGTGTCCATCGAATCCATGCTGTCCACCATGTCCCTGCACTCCGTGCTGTCCACCGTGGCCTCCTCCGAAGCCTCCGTGACCGCCACCTCCGTGCTGGCCTCCCAGACCTGGAATTGAGGGTAGATTCTTACATTGATTAATATGGATCTTCACTAACAAACTTTACAGCATCGCTTTTACGATGAACATGTTTTTCACACGGAAGCATAAGTTTGCAACTACGTGAAACATTTATTCTCagattaacatttttaaacaaatatccaAGCTAATTTTTTTGTGCAACAGATTCACTTAACAAACTACACACGCGTTTTACCTTGTGCGCTAACCATCACGACGACGGCAACTAGCAGAAAGATGGACACCTGAAAGCGAGAACCAGAAAAGAGCCGTTCGTTAAAAATGGGGACTTGAGCGCCGCGAAATATTCTCCACGCTCGACTCGAGCTTCCGTCTAGACGAAACGCATTCTTGCTTCGTACACGTACCACAAACTTTGCCATTGTAGAATCactgttttccaccgaaaaatATTACGAGATGTTCGAACGAGAAGTTTCTGTTTGCAACTAACGACCCTTCGGAGAACCTCGCCTTCTTATATAGTCATCGCGCCGTGGGATGAGCGGTCGCTTCCGACATCAACTTTCGGCAACTGCCTCACCCGGACGGTTTGTTCTTGAAGGAACAAGCAGGCAGGCATacaagccaaaaaaaaaaaaataaaacaaaactcgcaAGACGGTGGAAACTCGGAAGATCAGCCAGTTCATCATCGTGGACGCATCGAGATTAAGCGTATCAGCGTCCGGTTCGGGCGGTTACCGGCGCACGAAGGGCAACGGGCATTGGGTATTCTCCACCGGCTACCTACTCCATCGAACCGGGGCCCTATTACGACGTAAGCAAGATTCTCCGGGCGGTGGAGAATAATTAAACAAgcggttgaaaacaaaacaaaaaaaaggcaaaagaaatcacaaacaaatcaacatCAACGCCGAACAAACCGTTCGCCCGATTCGTAAACTTACAAAAATCTTATCGACACACGAGCGGCAACGGTCAACAGGGGATGATTAGGAAGCTATTTATGTTatttggaaacaaaaatgtttgaaagtaATGATGCAAAATTGGCGGTGATTTGTTTGTCGCCTTTCCATTCATTATGCCCACctcatttttaataaatattgtttGCAAATGTTATGTAACATTCGTCGATTGGGAATCCCCACAAAAAAGGATTCATCCATGAGGCCCAAAAACCGTCAAACCAGAAAAACCCagaaattcaaattgaatGTTTACTGTTATACTTTTCTTCTTATAGCGGTTGTGTTGCTTAGAAAATCGATCCGCGAGTGTggatttgaatcccaaccgaggCCGTCCCCAAAGACGGTCGCTACGCCAAAGAGGAAGGACGGGAAAATGTGTCTTATGGTATATAATTGATGAGACTGATCGAGTTAGTTTCGTcataaatgtttgatttgaacACTGTCTGCTTTCATgtaaaaaattacattttgaaattaacgTTGTTTCATTTCGAATTGATAAGATTTATTCATCATTATATTTTACTTGGTAAAGGCCCGTCAACTATAAGCGCATGCGTTACAAATGTACTAATCGCGTTGGTGTTTCTTTCGCTACAGTTAACTTCTCTCGTTATCAACTTCTTCCAACTAATGTTTTTCCGTAGGTTAAGTTCCTTATAAAGAATGCGTTCTTTATTAGACCTTTTGTTAAAGCAATTTCACCATcacatttaaaatgttctttCAATTGAAGTAGAACTTCTCTGTACCATGCTTATGCTTCTAAGCCTTTCCGTGTCCCGACTCGTGTCCATGATGACTGCTGCCTCCATGTTCaccggtgtgcgtgtgttcgtGGTTGTGGCCCTCTCCGCCCCCCTCGTggctatgatgatgatgttcgcCGCCCTTGCCATGTTTGCCTCCGTGACAACCCTTTCCGTCGCCATGCTTATGCCCGTGTCCGGCTCCGTGTCCGGCCCCGTGTCCGGCCCCGTGTCCGGATTCCTGTCCGGTCTGCTGTCCGGTCTGTTGTCCGGCCTCGTGTCCGCCCTCGTGTCCTTCCTCATGGTGCGCTGATGAAAGGAATTATAGTGCATTTTACATACTTTTCCTAACTATTTCCTTGCTAAAAGTCACTTTGGGTTTTCAATGGGTTTGCACTCACCGTGAACAGCTGCTATGGCAACGACTACGAAAATCGCCAGCAGCATGGGTCcctaggaaaaaaaggaaaatggaacgTTTAATTGCAACCGCACAATGAAAGTTTCTCCTGGTATTACTCACCCAAAATTTCGCCATTTTGTAGTGATAATTTGTTTCGTAAACTTCTTAGAACCTTTACATACAACCTCTGAGAGAGTGATGAATCTTGCTCTTGCGCGGTGCAGCCTTTTTATATAGCGTTCGGAGAGTAGTTTCTACGGAATGCCATACAAGCAAACGCTTATCCGAGTGCAATCAGCAACACATCGAAGTAAAAATCCCCAGTGGTTCTCTGTTGCGGAAACACCACCAagtcaaaacaataacaaatagatcgggtgaaaaaaaaacaagaaaacaaccgGTCTTGAAAATCCCATCTCTAGCACATCGACAACAGAGCACAGGCAAACAAGTTCGTCCAAACGTCCTTGTCCTCggggacaaaataaaaataaattaaatgaaaaaataaattttcaaaataaaagtttttccgtaaacgtactaaaaaataaaaaaataatgtatggtAAATGagatatgtatttatgtatcagtttttcgtctttatcgttattcgcataacatcgagattgctctcagttcgatcgccatctacgatgctatgcgaacaacgacaaaaacgaaaaactgatacataaatacatatctcatttaacatacattatttttttattttttagtacgtttacggaaaaacttttattttgaaaatttattttttcatttaatttattttatacttttacgtattactTGAACAGCGAAAAcaggatttattcttttatatgaaaattgtcattaagttagttgagtcggagtgttataattcattatcaaacttaaggaaggagtagaaattcactgcctgttactgcaggatctggcgcaactcgttttgctttgctgtgaacaggatcaggatgtccgagtaccaattatcaaggagtaagagtaagactgcattctgttttaacgtttgctatgagcactgaagaagtgctctcgttctacagcactgctgcgagagaacacaacatgcgatctctcaatgtcaAATAGCGCTCTCCCGGGGGAGTTGctgaaggagaccagcacgttatctgttcaagtgtgccagaacgggatcgccaacgcacagtcataatctgggagcgaaaaatGTGGGTATGGctagcacactctttcattattgatctcctatcgtttatctctgtccgattcatattttgcgacatccgggaaggtgaatgcataaaaactttttaaaaatactaAACTAACATTTAACATGGATCCTGATATGGTACtagttaaattttattatactGATAAGTTTAAGTAACTTTCCGCTAGTAAACAATTACAGCGTTGGGAATAACAGTGAACAAGTGATAAGGTGCACTTTTTAAGCAGCTATTCGCCACCTGTGGTCTTCCCATTTTCTATAATATCATATTTTAACGACGGTAAATAAATCTACAGTTTCATCACACAAATCAACAGTATCACAAAATCAACTACAACAACCAGCTGGGATTGAAGCTGTGGCCTagcataaataaaaccaatgtAGGGGGCCGGGTCAAAGGTTTATCATCGCAAAACGTCTAGTGGACCGAACACATTAACAACAATTCACAACATAGCCCCAATGAGACCATCCTACGCCTGATAAGCGCTAACCTGCCGATCCTACTCAGTGACTAAGAAAAAGCCAACCGATTGCGTTTTTGCGTAATATGTAGCCGGTTTTAGCATGACAAAGAAAAATCAGCCTCGAACCGGAATggtttggattgttttttgctaACATTTTATGTACAGtcattgtttttgaaaattgtttggaaatCGCACTATCGAGGAAGCGGTTCTTGCTCGTTTGTAGGTTAATGTAGATTGCTCATATGTAACGGCTTTCAAGTAAGCATTTTACTTGACAAAAAATGTTCGTCAACTTTGGATAGGAAATATGAAATGACTGTTGTTTCATTTCGAATTGATAAGATTTATGCATCATTACATTTTACTTGACTAAATTCTGCATGCGCATGCGTAACAACTGTATTAACACGTTGAGTACcacgtcacccaaaagtgggtgacagcagcaggttctagttctaaaaagttttttacccataaataaatgaaaatgcaacataaaaactatggTAGTATTAAAACTAAGTTATTTGGGAGGCTAAGTCTTAGCTTAGCCTTCGAAAACAGTCGGTTTAACCAATGTAACAAgcaaaatttgataaaaaagattgtactaaaaaagtgtgctaaaaacgcttggtactcAACGTGTTAAGCGCGTTGGTGTTTCTTTCGCTAAAGTTAACTTCTCTCGTTATCAACTTCTTCCAACTAATGTTTGTAatgacagccgagcggtagcgccggttagaataTCGACCCATTTGCACCGGAGcccaccacctcgacggcgtgggttcgaatcccaaccgagacaaTTGAAGTAGAACTTCTTTGTGCGATGGTTGTTTTTCTAGGACTTTCCGAGTCCTAATTCGTGTCTATGAATGTTTTGTATGAATTTCACACAACATGAAGTCGTAGATACTTATATGTATTTAGTCACAAATAAGTACATTTCGAATCAGAATCGTCTAcatgcatagacaatgtacgagcaatgtatattctttgttgcatatgatgccgataaAGAATGTAATATGGTTTGCTTTATGCATTTTATAGATGAACGAGCAATGTACGGATAATGTATATCAGAATCCTATATGATCCTGACTCCGGTATGACCCTTAGGCTATATTAAAGTACTTATGTGGCAGCTACAACCGCTGATCGGAtttgacgaagctccatccgaaaccgctcacggtcgcttGTCACACTagtccaattccgtatcccggctttactggcggcttcgtctacgccattcttccacctcaatttaggTCTACCACACCTCtaaatcctcctgagcatctaAGAAGGTTTCGTCATATTTGGACAGAGTCCACgtctcggaggcgtatgtCGTATGGCGTAGCACTGGTACTATTTATGTCCGGTATAGTCCGAGCTACGACTGTATTGCTAggtatcgtgagtggaagaggTTTCTTGgactgtaatatgaccggttggctgccagcaccttagcgcgaatttcatctctaatgttgttgtcggtgctgacctttAGGTGATAGAAATAGGggtgaaattttggacgacttcAAATGTGCGTTTTTTGCAGGGGAGCAATTGTTGGCAGGGCCACTGAAggtgccaccatcatcttggtttacttgctcgatcctttggtatgcttctgCTACATAGGAGAGTCTTCTACCATATCATATCATATcatatcaatatcatcagcgtatgccaggatctggattgaTTTAGCAAGTAAAAAATCAACGTAGGAAAGAAGCATCAGAGTGAATGAAGCAAAGGATATACTGCCCATACTCGCATATCAGTCCCATTtgacttttcatcacttttgagTTAGACCCATGACtaatgttcattttcaatatattttccaaaaaaaatctcaaagtgGCCATTTAGTGCATGctaatgtgaaaaaaataccCAATTGACTGCGTCCCATATTGAAAGTACCCGCATAACAGTCCCATATATGATTTCTTTGCTTAAAATACAGAAAAGTCATAGTTATTGAAACTTCAACAATTTTGTaatgtaaaataattaaaataatcaacaaatagTAGTAATTCAAGTGTTTTTAACGAATTATACACTGTTAAAGTGCAAATATCCGTATGGAATGAAAACCCTAACAACGATGTTTTGACAAGCAAGGTAAACAAAGTATGCTATAAGATGGGACTGATATGCGAGTACTTTTGCTTTCGCCTTCGAAAGTACCCGCATATCGTGTCCCATctagtttattttcaccattttaatATCAAAAGcgtttattttatataaaacgTCATTCTCAGTGAAATGTTTATGTTACAATACAATAGTTGTGATCAACCAATCATGTATTTTGTATCACTaataacagcaaaacaatttctaaagtaaaaatgttcaatcgttattttctcaaaatggtGATTTTGCAAATGGGACTCATATGCGAGTATGGGCAGTATATCGGATACACAAATATATACGATAAAACAAGTCGTAGATACCCCTTAATACAGTCGTCATTTTTAACATTGTACGGTTAGCGcttccacttttgtacgtatcgGCATTATTTAGCATCATACACAACGCTTCAATCGTATTGCAAAGATTTGTTATTTCAAGTTCAATTTCGATTTACATATaaaatgtgttgtgtgggtgtgGCTGCTGCCTACATATTCACCAGTGTGCGCGTGTTCGAGGTCCCTGCCTTCCTCGTGGCTATTATGGTGATGTTCGCCGCGTCTGTCGCGTCTGCCCCGGTGACAACCCTTTTTGTCACCATGCTTATTTTCATGTTCGGCGTTTTCGTTCCATGACCTTCAGCGTGTTAGGCCTGCTGTCCGGTCTGTTGCCCGGTTTGCTGTCCGGCCTGGCGTCTGACTAGGTATCTGGCCTGCTGTCCGGTCTGCTGACCGGTCTGTTGTCCGGTCTGTTGTCCGGTCTGGTGTCCGGTCTGTTGTCCAGTCTGCTGTCCGGTCTGCTGTCTGGTCTGCTGTACGGTCTGCTGTCCGGTCTGCTGTCCGGTCTGCTGTCCGGTCTGCTGTCCGGTCTGCTGGCCAGCCAGGCGTCTGGCTTGGTATCTGGTCTGCTGTCCAGTCTGCTGGCCGGTCTGCTGTACGATCTGCTGTCCGGTCTGCTGTCCTGTCTGCTGTCCGGTCTGCTGTCCGGTCTTCTGTCCGGTCTGCTGTCCAGTCTGCTGGCCAGCCTGGCGTCTGGCTTGGTATCTGGTCTGCTGTCCAGTCTGCTGTCCGGTCTGCTGTCCGGTCTGCTGTCCGGTCTGCTGTCCGGTCTGCTGTCCTGTCTGCTGTCCGGTCTGCTGTCCGGTCTGCTGTCCTGTCTGCTGTCCGGTCTGCTGTCTGGTCTGCTGTCCGGTCTGCTGTACGGTCTGCTGTCCAGTCTGCTGTCCGGTCTGCTGTCCGGTCTGCTGTCCGGTCTGCTGTCCGGTCTGCTGTCCGGTCTGCTGGCCAGCCAGGTGTCTGGCTTGGTATCTGGTCTGCTGTCCAGTCTGCTGTCCGGTCTGCTGTCCAGTCTGCTGTCCTGTCTGCTGGCCAGCCAGGCGTCTGGCTTGGTATCTGGTCTGCTGTCCAGTCTGCTGGCCGGTCTGCTGTACGGTCTGCTGTCCGGTCTGCTGTCCGGTCTGCTGTCCGGTCTGCTGTCCGGTCTGCTGTCCGGTCTGCTGTCCGGTCTGCTGGCCAGCCAGGCGTCTGGCTTGGTATCTAGTCTGCTGTCCGGTCTGCTGTCCTGTCTGCTGTCCGGTCTGCTGTCCGGTCTGTTGTCCTGTCTGCTGTCTGGTCTGCTGTCCGGTCTGTTGTCCGGTCTGCTGTCCGGTCTGGTGTCTGACCTGGTATCTGGCCTGCTGTCCGGCCTGCTGTCCGGTATGCTGTCG encodes:
- the LOC131294174 gene encoding holotricin-3-like; translation: MAKFVVRVRSKNAFRLDGSSSRAWRIFRGAQVPIFNERLFSGSRFQVSIFLLVAVVVMVSAQGLGGQHGGGGHGGFGGGHGGQHGVQGHGGQHGFDGHGGHGQGGHGQSGHGQGFGGNVGHGGGHGGHGPVGHGQGHGQGHGYKKHGY